The genomic interval ATTTTCTCCCGGCCGCTCATCAGCATAAATCGGACTTATACTTCCAGATATACGATCCCGAACATAAAAAATCGGTAAAATTACGTTCTTCGCGAAGACCGCGTATTACAAAGGAATTAATTGATTTTTTAAAGGAAAATGAGGATATTTCATTCAAAATAAACAATTAGGTATTGTAGAACTTACTTTGTTTATCTAAATTTGTTACGCCATAAGGCAGTAAACGTAAACCTAAAACTAAATAAATTGAGAAATGGCTTTAACAATTACAGATGCTAACGCAAAAGAACTGATAGAATCGGGCAAACCAGTTGTCATTGATTTTTGGGCAGAATGGTGCGGTCCCTGCCGACAGATAGCACCTTCGGTCGAAGAACTTGCCGTCCAATATGAAGGACAAGTCATCATAGGTAAGTATAATGTAGATGATGATTCTGAATTAAGCTCCGAATTCGGTATCCGTAATATTCCTACCCTGCTTTTTTTTAAAGACGGGAAATTAGTAGATAAACACGTGGGATCCACCTCTAAATCTGATTTAGAAACCAAAATCAAAGCATTATTGTAATTTTTATATAATAAAAAGAAAGGACGGATAGTATTATCCGTCCTTTCTTTTTAACAATCTTTTTATTAATAACCTATTGTTTACAAAATACCCTGCGCCATCATAGCTTTTGCAACTTTCATGAATCCTGCGGTATTAGCTCCTTTCACATAGTTGGTATAACCATCTTCTTGTTTTCCGTAACGAATACATTGTTCATGAATATCATGCATGATTTGTTTCAGTTTATTATCCACTTCTTCAGCAGTCCAGCTTATCTTCATGGAATTCTGGGTCATTTCAAGACCACTCACCGAAACACCGCCCGCATTAGCAGCCTTTCCAGGCGCATACAATATCTTTGCATTCAAAAACTGGTCTATAGCCTCCGGAGTCGAGGGCATATTTGCTCCCTCCGATACAGCAAAGCACCCGTTTGCCAGCAAAGTACGCGCATCATCACCATCAAGCTCATTCTGGGTGGCACTAGGCATTGCTATATCGCATTTCTCACCCCAGGGACGGCCACCTTCCACGTATTTGCAGCCATATTCTTCGGCATATTCCCGAATACGGCCACGGTACAGATTCTTGAGTTCGAATATGTATTTCAATTTATCAGCGTTTATTCCCTCCGGATCATAGATATATCCGTCACTATCGCTCATAGTAACCACTTTCGCCCCCAGACTTATTAATTTTTCTACCGTATATTGGGCTACATTACCAGAACCTGAAACAGTTACGACTTTCCCCTTTATATCTATACCTTTAGTTTTCAACATTTCAAGCAGGAAATAGACATTTCCATAGCCGGTAGCTTCCGGACGTATTAAAGATCCTCCAAACTCCAGACCTTTACCTGTAAATGTTCCTGTATTTTCCCGGGCCAGTTTTTTATACATTCCGTACATATAACTCACTTCTCTTCCGCCGACACCTATATCTCCGGCAGGCACATCGGTTTCGGGACCTATATGTCGCCATAACTCTGTTACAAAAGCCTGGCAGAAACGCATGATTTCCATATCCGATTTTCCTTTAGGACTAAAATCGGAACCACCTTTACCACCACCCATAGGCAAAGTCGTAAGTGCATTTTTGAACGTCTGTTCAAAAGCCAGAAACTTAAGGATGGAAAGATTCACAGAAGAATGGAAACGAATTCCTCCTTTATACGGGCCGATAGCATTATTATGCTGCACTCTGTATCCCATATTCGTCTGTACACGTCCTTTATCATCAACCCATGTAACCCTGAACGTGAAGATACGATCAGGTATACATAACCGTTCTATCAGATTGTAACGCTCAAATTCAGGATGTTCATTATAAACATCTTCGATTGTTGCCAACACCTCTTCTACAGCCTGGTGATATTCCGGCTCATTGGGAAAACGTCTTTGTAAGTCGTTTAATACTTCTTGTACCTTCATCGCTTAATAATTAATTTTCAGTTCAATTCTCTTGAGTAGAATAAAGGAGAGCTCCTCATATTTCGTTTCGAATGCAAAGATGAAAAATAAATTTATAAATTGCAACCTTTTTACCTAAAATTCTTTCAAAAAAATATAATATCTGAATTTTTAAAGCAAATTGTACAATATAAATACCCAAAAAAGGATTTTTGTCAAAATAAAAAAATCCGTTGCTAAAATATTTTATGAAAAACTGATATTGTAAAACATAACTTTCAACGAGACATTTCATTCTTTCTGCGCCATTGGCTAAAAGATGACTATAAAATCTCTCGCTTCACCGGATAGGCAGGTCAACTTACCTCTATCCCTTTAAATAAATATTATTTGTTTTAAAAGCGCACAAGGACTATATCGTAACTAAATAAAGAAAGAATCGTTTTATAAGAATCAACGTAAAGGATGGACGGGTTTCAATCCTAACTTCTCTGCGGTCTCGAGCATGAATCGATATGCAGCATCCCGTTCATTAGGAATAATACCATCCAGTACGGCATCTTTTATTGCGCTTTTGATATCCCCTACAGTACGAGACGGGGAAAGCCCGAATATTTCCATAATTTCTTCTCCCGAAATCGGAGGTTGCATATTCCGAACCCGGTCTTTTTCTTCTATCTCCCTGAGTTTTGTACGTACTAACGCAAAATTCTCTAAAAATCGCTTTACTTTTTCTTGGTTTTTCGAAGTAATATCGGCCTCACACAACATCATCAAATCTTCTATATCATCGCCTGCATCGAACAACAGGCGGCGAACTGCAGAATCCGTAACCTCTTCTTCGGCCAAGACAATCGGACGCATATGCAATCCGACTATTTTTTGTACATATTTCATCTTTTCGTTCAAAGGAAGCTTCATGCGTCTGAATATACCAGGAATCATTTTCTCACCGACAAAATTATGATTATGAAAAGTCCATCCCAATTTAGCATCATATCGTTTTGTCACTGGTTTTGCAATATCATGAAGCAAAGCAGCCCACCGGAGCCACAAGTCACGGGTGCGTAAAGACACATTGTCCAGTACCATAAGTGTATGGTAAAAATTATCTTTATGTCCACGGCCGGCAACCGTATCGACACCTTTCAATGCATCAAGCTCAGGAAAGATTAACGGAAG from Barnesiella propionica carries:
- a CDS encoding NADP-specific glutamate dehydrogenase, which codes for MKVQEVLNDLQRRFPNEPEYHQAVEEVLATIEDVYNEHPEFERYNLIERLCIPDRIFTFRVTWVDDKGRVQTNMGYRVQHNNAIGPYKGGIRFHSSVNLSILKFLAFEQTFKNALTTLPMGGGKGGSDFSPKGKSDMEIMRFCQAFVTELWRHIGPETDVPAGDIGVGGREVSYMYGMYKKLARENTGTFTGKGLEFGGSLIRPEATGYGNVYFLLEMLKTKGIDIKGKVVTVSGSGNVAQYTVEKLISLGAKVVTMSDSDGYIYDPEGINADKLKYIFELKNLYRGRIREYAEEYGCKYVEGGRPWGEKCDIAMPSATQNELDGDDARTLLANGCFAVSEGANMPSTPEAIDQFLNAKILYAPGKAANAGGVSVSGLEMTQNSMKISWTAEEVDNKLKQIMHDIHEQCIRYGKQEDGYTNYVKGANTAGFMKVAKAMMAQGIL
- the trxA gene encoding thioredoxin; translated protein: MALTITDANAKELIESGKPVVIDFWAEWCGPCRQIAPSVEELAVQYEGQVIIGKYNVDDDSELSSEFGIRNIPTLLFFKDGKLVDKHVGSTSKSDLETKIKALL
- a CDS encoding CCA tRNA nucleotidyltransferase, giving the protein MRPDKDLIDEHLEHPVFSIIGKVADEKNQPCYVIGGYVRDIFLYRESKDIDIVTVGSGIELATAVSRKMGKGVHLSVFKNFGTAQVKAKDLEVEFVGARKESYQRDSRKPIVEDGTLEDDQNRRDFTINALALCLNKEHFGELADPFNGMEDMEHGIIRTPLDPDITFSDDPLRMMRAIRFATQLNFKIEEKTFAAIERNRERISIISKERVIDELNKIMLSDEPSRGFLLLDECKLLPLIFPELDALKGVDTVAGRGHKDNFYHTLMVLDNVSLRTRDLWLRWAALLHDIAKPVTKRYDAKLGWTFHNHNFVGEKMIPGIFRRMKLPLNEKMKYVQKIVGLHMRPIVLAEEEVTDSAVRRLLFDAGDDIEDLMMLCEADITSKNQEKVKRFLENFALVRTKLREIEEKDRVRNMQPPISGEEIMEIFGLSPSRTVGDIKSAIKDAVLDGIIPNERDAAYRFMLETAEKLGLKPVHPLR